Within Sorghum bicolor cultivar BTx623 chromosome 2, Sorghum_bicolor_NCBIv3, whole genome shotgun sequence, the genomic segment CCACCACCGGCGTTGACCATCCGTCAGATTGTCATCTCCCACGCGCGCGCTGCACCCTGACGGATGCACCATCTTCATGACCACGGCTGACCGGGGCGCTCCAGGCGAACCATTGGGCACCTACTCGTTCAACACCGAGCGTTGGGAGTGGAGGTGCCATGGGGATTGGGCTCTGCCTTTACTTCGACAGCGAGCTGGACGCATGGGTAGGCCTTAACCTGGAGGGCTACGTCTGTTGCTGCCGAGTCGCTTCCCGTAGCAGCGACAGCGAATCATCATCTATTATTATGACCAAGGAGAAGCTAGCCTACGACTACGAGGGCTGCTGGGGCGACAACCGCGCTATGGCCTCTCTCACCTACATGAACACAAGCAAGTTTTGCGTTGTAGAGACCATGatggaggacgaggacgacgactaCTGCTTGGCTCACCAGCTCCGTCTCACCATGTTTGGCCTCAAGTATGATCGCACTGGAGAGCTACGCATCACCAATCGCCGCTCCACGCGCTCCTACCTCGTGTCTAGGCATAGATATAACTTTGTACCATTTGCATGGTGGATTTAGTACTAGcttctgcttgcattgcatGAGGGCAGCAGCTGGTGTTCTTGATTGatgattattttatttaattatattataCTAGTAAATATGTGTGTGCGTTGCAACGGTAGAGATAATAAAAACactatttttttttgtcaatATGCAGGGTTTAGTGAGTGCAACCACCACCCCTGACTCTGACTCTCACTCTGACTGGTTGGCTTTGCGTCCACGATGCACCCATTGCTTGCCGTTTGGTCGAGACAACGAACCAAATTAACCCTCTCTATCCTGCTTTAGGGTTTCTTTCATCTGGCACATTGATTACATACATCTAGATCAGATTACTAGTGTTGTTTTCTTTGGACTACTCCACCAGGGCACCAGGTTGATTCAGGAATTGATCACTCTGATCCGATCCATTCGAGTTCGAGAAGATTAATGCATGCAAGTTAGCGTCAATCCGGAGATCTTTTTAACTTGAATATATAATGCTACTATATATGCTCTAATAATGgaataatgtactaaaaaatCACTGTGTATGTAATATGTATGGAAGAACCTGAATGATttcagtatgtatgtatgtatgtaaaaTGGGAAAAAAGGATCAGGATTCAGAAAGTAGCACGCGCGTGCGTACATATACAGTCAGCAAGGTGCAGCAGTAACCACAGAGTTTTGGCCTGACCGGAAAACCCAGCAGCAACAGCGAGATACAGTGGTGACCACGAGTTTTCGTTTTGACCTAAGGAAGGAACCCAGAAGGCAAATAGTTAAGCAATCTGCAGCCACCGAATTAAAAGAGTAGGTGAAAGGCACAGGATCAATCAGAAGAAGCAAGCAGAGCCAAGGAACAGAAAAAGGCGAGCATATATGACAGCAGGAGGATTTAATAATTTTGGGGCGGATCgtcggagagggagaggggtccCGGGATATGATCGGATCTTTGGTTTGATGATGAAACGTAACCCAGCTCAGCCACCCATCCCATCATCAGCGACTGGAGTCTGGAATCCAAGGCATGATGAAGAATACACACACCACGCATGACGCACGGCAACGCCAACACACACAGCTAGCGACGCAACATGATGGACAATAATACTccatccatcctaaattatattttatgtcattccaagaatgttagagagtcaaagtatctcaactttgatcaaaattatagaaaaaattacaaaagtttataacatcaaataggtataTTATAAacatttaattaataaatattattatcttacctTTTAAATTCGGTCAAATTTAAGATGATTTAATTtttagaataacttataatttggaacgaaaGAAATATAATCCAAGCTTTGAGACCAACTGTCGGCCGCGCGCGGCttcagttccatcatgtgcatggCTGCGCAGCCACGATTGCTTCTTCCTTCGTTCCATCCAGTAGACGGGAGATTTGGTGGACACCTCCTCATATAGCACTTTAACAGTTGCCCATACAATTCCACCACAATAGAGCAAAAACAGATACAAAAATACCATTTCAGCCCCTCATGCCAGCACGGATCAAACGTCAGCAAGGCATGGGAAATGTCCCTTCTGCCCTTGCTCTCTCCTTCTCCATCCTCTTCCTCTCCACCACAGGACGCGCATTTTGTCGAACAGCCAGTGCACGAAACACTGCTGCCTGCCCGCGCACTCCGAGAACGTGCACTCCCCCACGTCAACACGCGTTCTCCTCGACGTCGGACAAGTAGACCACCAGCTCCCTTAGGCTCTCCTGCACGCCACCAAGCTTTGTCGTCAGCGTCGGCGTCGAGGAGGCGGCGGTAGTCCTCTGGCCGCGTGAGGCCCAGGCCGCGCACGGCGAGCGCCACCTCCCCGCGAGCGCGGTTGTGGAGGAGGCGGTACGGCGGGCAGAGCGGCAACGAGGGCAGCGGCCCCAGCTGCTTGTCGTCGTCGTAGGCGGcgagcgcggcgcggcgcggcaggCGCGCGGGACGGGCGCGAAGGAGCCGGGCGAGGCCGCGGGCCACGACGCGCTGTCGTTGGCGCCCGAGAGGGAGAGGCGGCGGGCCACCCACCGCGCGCAGGCGAGGGAGAGCGCGCACTCGGCGGTGTAGGAGAGGGCCATGGCGTGCGCGCGGCGGGGAAGTAACGCCGGCGGGCCCTCTACGCCTTCGTCGTTAGCGTCGCCACCAACCTCGACGGTCTTCGCCCTAGCCACGCTGTGCTCATCGCGTGCTTGTTGTATTTGTCGCGGCCGTAGACACGGATAGCCCTCGACGGCCGTAGACACGGGGAGCCCTGTGGACCGCAAGCCGGAGGACACGGCGGAGACCGTCGTGCGCTGTGTTTTTCTTGAGCCATGATGACATCATATACGCTCTTTTTCCAttgaaaaataaataagaaatgtCTTTAAAAAATACAAGTATACGTATCTCGGGCTGCAGCTATCCTGAGCCGTTCATCCTTTAATCTATGGCCTGGGTGAAAGAAAGAGGGGAGGGGCATGATAGTCTTTTCTCATGTGAATGATGACTCAGTATCATTGTGGCTGCCGGCGTGGCGTGCCATGTGAGCaaaaatgatatttttgtaTCCATTTTCGTTTTCTTGTGGTGAAATTGTATCGGCAACCGTTAAAATGCTATTTGAGGAGGTGTCCACCGCTATAATGGTAAAAAGTTAAATCTCCCCCAATAGACTACTTAGCAGTACTACTTACTCGTATAATAAAAAAGTTGTTTGTAGTTGATTATAGGGTTCTAGTAGTATGATTATATTTATAAGTGATCTTGTCTTGCTCTCCTCTCCCTAGTCCCTCCATCACCCTCCCAAGGAGGTGTGAACTTGTCTTTTCTCTGGCAAGCTAAGCTCTCACATCTCTCTTTCACTTCTTGTATATCAATTCAAGCATTGACGACTAGTGCAATAGAGACAAAGCTTGACAGAGGGTGTCCCACGCGTGTCTTGCCTTATCTTCTTGTTTCTTTCCCTTTTCTCCTCTTCTCATCCCACTCGAGCGCTGCCTGCTCCATTCTCCGTCGCTCGCCGCCGCGGCAACACTCGCACGAGCGCACATGCCCCACACGGCTCGCCGGTGCCACGCCCACCTAGGCTGCTCGTCGACGCGCTTTCCACGCCGCGTGATGGCCAGCGAGCcaaccctccctctctctctctccctccctccccctgCAACGACATCCACGTGTCCCTGCTCTCTCTCACTCGCGCTCTCACCTCCATGCATCCGAAGACGATGATGACGACATGGCTCCGATGAGGTAGGTGGGGAGGGATTTGGATCCGAGGCGTCTCTCCTCTTCCCTCCTCTAgatctgctcctcctcctctcctacTTCTCCTCCCTTTGGATCTATGGGATGTGGTGATGACTAGGGTTTCAACGAGCTCTCTGGGGTTCAGCTCATCACCATGTTGCAATGGTTTTCTCTATTTGTTGCATTAGGTTTGGGTTGATGTTGCAATAATTTTCTATCGTTTGTTGCATTAGATCTGGGTTGATGTTGCAATGGTTTTCTATCGTTTGTTGCATTAGgtctttgttgttgttgttgcaataGTTTTCTTCTTTTATTGCATTAGGTCTTGGTTGATGTTGTAGTAGGCTAGGGTTGCGGCGAGCTCTCTGGGTTGATGTTGCAATGATTTTCTTCGTTGCTGCATTAGATTTGGGTTGATGTTGCAATGATTTTTTTGGTTTGCTGCATTAGATTTGGGTTGATGTTGCAATGGTTTTCTTTGTTTGTTGCATTAGGTCCATGTTGATGTTGCAATAGTTTTCTTCGGTTGTTGTATTAGGTCTTGGTAGATGTTGCATCCTACTGTTGCAGCGGCAAAAGGAGGGTGGCGAGCTAGGGCCGAGCTTTGAGGGCGAGCCGGTGGCGAACCAAGGTGCTAGGAGGCCGACAAGGTCAAGAGAGGGGGCGGATCCCGTGCGTGCGAGGGCTAGGACATGTTCGATCCACTTCTCCCGTGCGCGTGGGGGCGGTGCAGGTTTGtgcttttcttctttttcttcttgtgtTCAGGTGGACGGGGGCGATGGAGGGTCGGCGATGCGGGatgtgctttcttcttcttttttgtaTGGGTGTGGGACCGTGAGGGTGTCCCATCAGACGTGCAGGTGCAATCCactgtataaatataaatagcatACTTTGAGTAAGCAGCacaataaataaatagatagataAAGACACTAGGCAGGGAATATGGCAATGGTCCCATGCATTGGCAATTGGCATTGCCCCTGCCGCCTAGTGGATGTGGATTTCGCTCTCTTTCACACACATGGGATCACAAGACGCGTGCTCTCTTCTTTCTCTGTCTATATATATGAGAGCTCCAATCCATATCCATGGCACACGCCAACCATATCACACAATCCCCATATCTGTTTGTCTCCCTCCCCCTTCCCTTGCCTTGCAGCAGGCTTCCATACAGTACGTGGTGTACGTGCCGTGCCAAGCTTCTCCCTCACCTACCTAAATCCAATCCACttcctttcttttatttttttattatctcTCTACTACTATATACTTCCGGCGTTTCATACTTTGTGTGTCTCATCGATATTCTTCCTGGGAGCGGTGTtaattgccctcttgttgccaACAAGAGATGGCCGACGGCAGCAGCAACTCATCGGCGGCGTCGGTGGCCACGGGAGAAGAGGTACAGCtgcctgctctgctctgctctactTACTACCCTGCCACGCCATGCGTGGTGTTAATTGCATTCTTTGTTGCCATCAATCGTGCTCCTTTCTTCTGATCTACCACAGAGTTTTCATTATCTCTCTATGCCTCTTTTTGTTCACATGTTTTTCTCTGCCTCAATTTTCCTCTTGCCTGATCCACCATGTTTGGAAATTCAAGAACCATAAGAAATTGTCCTCTTTTTTCTCTGCTTTGCGTTCTGGAGCAGGATGCAATGTGGATCGTCTAAGTCTGCTCTCTGGACATCTCAAGCACTAATCCTGTTATCTGATTCAGTAATTCTCAGTAAAAAAACAGAAATTAATAGGACAGTCTGTTCTGTAACAACAGGACAGGGGAGGCCTAGTATGCAAAGCGACTCATTGAACCTTTTTTCTTTTGCGGGAAAAGTAATCACTGGACTGAACCTTACATTACAtccaccaaaaaccaaaaaggcgAAAATGATGTGAAGAATCTCTTGACTGAACTTTTCTGATCGATACTCTGAATAAGACCCGCGGGCCAAGGCCAGCGCATGCATTCTGTTCATTGCAGACCACAGCAGTACAGGCCTTCTTATTTTTTTCACCAATGAGAGCGAGACAATTTTGGAATCTCTCATGTTTGGGGGTCCATCTGCATGGACTTGTTTTCATGAACCTGCCTGCCTGTGTTGGTTGCCTTGTTGGGTCATGCACTATCTTGTTGCACTCATGATTTGGCAGCCTTGTGTCAATCAAGAAAGTAATAAGAATGTGTAAATGCAGGACTCCATATGAATATGGTGTGGGTTTTGTTAGCTAGCGTTCAATGCTATACGCTACTGGTTACTGCACTGAACATGAGGCTTAACAGCAATATACTCTGAGCTGCAGGCTTTCGTTGAGAAGAAGTATGGTGGAATGGCGCCTAAGAAGCCTCTGATTTCAAAGGTATTACTATTGCTAGGCTGACCAACCTTAAGCATGCAGCACCGATGAGCATGGAAGGAATTTGCTTACAGTAGTATAGCATctgatgatttttttttatttggtggttttCTTGTGTAGGATCAGGAGCGCGCCTACTTCGATTCTGCGGACTGGGTCCTTGGCAAGGTATCCAATCCTTCTCATCCATCCAGGAATAAATAAATGAGCATCTCTGCCTCTGCAAGTTTTTGCATGCTACAGGCCCATACATAGGATACATCATGTAACATATGTTACCTAGCTGTTCTCTGaactgatgaaacctttgctttcTGATGGAAATGCTTTGCTTCAGCAAGCTGCAAACAGCGGCAACGCACGGGTTGCTACTGCTATCGAATCCTTGAAGCCAAAGCTAAAGGTGAGTAGCTAGCTAGCCTGCAGTGATTTTTAGCTCAGCTGCACTGCACTACACGTTTTATCAATGCAAGTCGCATTGCATTGTGGTGAAAGCAAGATGTTCGTTGCTTGCAGAGGACGCCCCATCACCAGCTTCCCCCTCGCAAGCCGACCTGTGCAAAAAATTAAAGGTGCCTGAAACTGCAGTCTCTGAAACTTGCACCTTGGGGTTCTAAGGATGCTTCAATTTAATTGTGTGATGAGTCATTCTTTGTTTCTTTTGGATGGATGATGTAGTGCCAGGGCTTACAAAACTTCCCTGGCTGGGAGACATGATGAAGAGATGGAGTTGCTGGGATTACTAGTCATTTAGTTGCTTGGATAATTGCATTGGTTAGGGCAAATTCAGGATTGAACCCTGCTACTAGGGGAAATTTAAGCCAGTGGGGTTATAGATAGACTAGATATTGCCAGTAGTATATGCTTATTTGTGGAAGTGGTAGATGCCATCATCTGTTTCAGATGAAAtgtatcctctctacttggcttctctctcactctatatatatatatatagacacacacacacacacacaagaaATGTATGAATGATATTCCAATTTGGGATGACAATGTGAAATCCTTTTGGAGGAGCTGAGAATGGTGCAGTATATACTGATGGAAAAAGTCTATTCTACCGCCTGAATTGTCAACTGATTTTACTACCTGAATTTCAAAACCAGATATCTTACCCATTTAACTCTCAAAACCATTCAAATTACCTCCCTGCCTTGGTTTAGAATAGTTTTAACTTTTAAAGGCGGATTTGtcctttttttattaaaaattcgGTAGATACTTGATAATGTTTTTTAAATGATAGTCTATAAACTTCTATTCTTGAAGAAAACTAAAAATAGATTAGGATACAAAAAAatccaaataaaaaaatttagatctcATGAAAATATCTCTAGATGCTTGAAAAACATATTGCTCTAGGAAAATGGCAATATTATCAAGAAAAATCTAAAAGAACAATAAATATTCTAGTTTATATGTAAAAAAAAATAATCACAACAAAAAATGTAATGCACAACTAACAAGAATAGCAACATGTTTATACATCAGTTAGAATGTTTTCAGAATTTTCTATTTTCTTATATTTTCCTAGAGATAAACCTATTCTTTTGAAGTTTGTAAATATATAGTCAAGAgctctaaatattttatttagatTTTTCATATCACATTCTTtctcttgattttttttataatttttaaaagCCTAGAGACATTTTTCTATGGTTTAGAAACCTTATCAAGTAGCTAGGGACAAATTAACTTGAACGGCCTTTAGAGTTTAGAGGGTAAGCGGAGGTAATCGAGGCTCAATGAAATCAGGGCTTCATGAGTTACAGCGCTTGGGGCTTCCTTcacttgaggccttgtttagttcaacccaaaacccaaaaagttttcaagattcctcgttacatcgaatcttgcggtacatgaatgaaacattaaatatagacgaaaataaaaactaattacatagtttagctgtaaatcacaagacgaatcttttgatcctagttactccatgattagataatatttatcataaacaaacgaaagtgttacagtagcgaaatccaaaaattttcgcatctaaactgAGTCAGGATGTGTGCCTTTGGTCGCAAATTGGATGCCTGCAATAGCTCCTTAAACTTTGGGGTGAGGAGGGTTTCAGTAATTTTTATTACCGCACCTTGCTGTAAACTTATTATGCTTCATCTTAATGAAA encodes:
- the LOC8077512 gene encoding uncharacterized protein LOC8077512, translated to MADGSSNSSAASVATGEEAFVEKKYGGMAPKKPLISKDQERAYFDSADWVLGKQAANSGNARVATAIESLKPKLKRTPHHQLPPRKPTCAKN